One part of the Musa acuminata AAA Group cultivar baxijiao chromosome BXJ1-5, Cavendish_Baxijiao_AAA, whole genome shotgun sequence genome encodes these proteins:
- the LOC135674271 gene encoding E3 ubiquitin-protein ligase RING1-like, translated as MSSAGATGSSSAAAPVTAEKRYLCHQCNRTFTAAGTRLACAHCHGDFVEEFDLPDRNPNPAPHPGRYFRSSFDDVDALPAFPSLLSAFVDLAAAAAAAAVNVENPSVDASADPLSSFSAPSLRDLVQAVSFGGAAGSGGRGRHFMGNIGDYFVGPGLDQLIQRLSENDPNQYGTPPASKAAVESLPDVKITEGLLASDEAQCSVCMDLFEMDAVAKQMPCNHVYHKECILPWLELHNSCPVCRYELPTDDPDYERHRTPRSNAVNPGGGLTTGAVAGEVDGNLPVRTSERSSGDHGYPASGTH; from the coding sequence ATGTCCTCCGCTGGGGCCACCggttcctcctccgccgccgcccccgTCACCGCAGAGAAGCGCTACTTATGCCACCAATGCAATCGGACCTTCACCGCCGCTGGCACCAGGCTCGCCTGCGCCCATTGCCACGGCGATTTCGTCGAGGAGTTCGACCTCCCCGACCGGAACCCTAACCCTGCCCCCCACCCCGGTCGTTACTTCCGATCCTCCTTCGACGATGTGGATGCATTACCCGCATTCCCTTCTCTCTTGTCCGCCTTCGTCGACttggccgccgccgctgccgctgccgcggtCAACGTCGAGAACCCGTCGGTCGACGCCAGTGCCGACCCTCTGAGCTCCTTTTCTGCCCCCTCCCTCCGAGATCTCGTCCAGGCCGTCTCCTTCGGCGGCGCTGCCGGATCTGGGGGCAGGGGACGCCACTTCATGGGGAACATCGGCGACTACTTCGTCGGGCCGGGGCTCGACCAGCTGATCCAGCGGCTGTCCGAGAATGATCCCAACCAGTACGGCACGCCTCCGGCGTCGAAGGCTGCCGTAGAGTCCCTTCCCGACGTCAAGATCACGGAGGGCTTATTGGCATCGGACGAGGCCCAGTGTTCGGTTTGCATGGACCTGTTTGAGATGGACGCAGTTGCAAAGCAGATGCCGTGCAACCACGTCTACCACAAGGAGTGCATCCTCCCATGGCTCGAGCTCCACAACTCGTGCCCTGTTTGTCGATATGAATTGCCAACTGACGACCCAGATTACGAGCGTCATAGGACGCCTCGATCCAATGCAGTGAATCCAGGTGGTGGTTTGACCACGGGGGCTGTGGCTGGAGAAGTAGACGGCAATTTGCCGGTGAGAACTTCAGAGAGGAGTTCTGGTGACCATGGTTATCCTGCGTCGGGGACCCACTAA